In Risungbinella massiliensis, a single window of DNA contains:
- a CDS encoding M3 family oligoendopeptidase, producing the protein MKKPVSQTWDLDSIFPGGSSSSEFADFLQRCKENIAHFQKQIKELQAPMSVEDTNSLVQTIDVMQKIEASLVESMAFVECLTAQNTKDEKAQLLFGQVTEYFANYQAALIDLDRLFLEIPQTTWEQFLELDSCKSIAFPLNERRQNALEKMSPEQEVLANDLATSGYHAWSELYSKVVGRISIPMEKNGQIQQLSVGQAYNLFSNEDRSVRKEIYEKWLEAWEKESDFFAHTLNHLGGFRLNLYRHRGWESVLKEPLDINRMSEETLQTMWQVIDQNKDLLIQYLNRKAKLLHVPKLDWYDLSAPVGKDGMKISYDEAADMIVEQFRRFSPKMADFAVKAFEERWIEAEDRQGKRPGGFCTGFSVSEQSRIFMTYSDTMDNASTLAHELGHAYHSYVMNDMPELAKNYAMNVAETASTFAEKIVADAAVQQAESKEEKIALLDNNAQSAVAFLMNIHARFLFETEFYERRKQGALSVEELKELTLKSQKQAYRDALGSYEPYFWASKLHFYITEVPFYNYPYTFGYLFSCGVYARALEEGTSFEDKYIALLRDTASMTVEDLAQKHLGVDLTHPDFWQSAVDLALVDVQEFLNLTE; encoded by the coding sequence ATGAAAAAACCAGTAAGCCAAACATGGGATCTAGATTCCATTTTCCCAGGTGGCAGTTCTTCTTCTGAATTCGCTGACTTCTTACAACGATGCAAGGAAAACATTGCCCATTTCCAAAAACAAATAAAAGAATTACAAGCTCCGATGAGTGTAGAAGATACCAATTCATTGGTACAAACAATTGATGTAATGCAAAAAATAGAAGCTAGTTTGGTTGAATCTATGGCTTTTGTTGAATGTTTAACTGCTCAAAATACCAAAGATGAAAAGGCTCAACTATTATTTGGTCAAGTTACGGAGTATTTTGCTAATTATCAAGCAGCACTAATTGATTTAGATCGTTTATTTTTAGAAATTCCTCAAACAACATGGGAACAATTTCTCGAATTAGACTCATGCAAATCCATTGCTTTCCCTTTAAATGAACGTAGACAAAATGCTTTGGAGAAAATGTCTCCTGAACAAGAAGTTCTAGCCAATGATTTAGCTACGAGCGGTTATCATGCTTGGTCTGAGTTATACAGCAAAGTAGTTGGTCGGATCTCTATTCCAATGGAAAAAAACGGCCAAATCCAACAACTCTCTGTTGGGCAAGCATATAATCTTTTTAGCAATGAAGATCGTTCTGTTCGTAAAGAGATCTATGAAAAATGGTTAGAAGCTTGGGAAAAAGAATCTGATTTTTTCGCCCATACCTTAAATCATTTAGGTGGGTTTCGCTTGAATTTATATAGACATCGCGGTTGGGAGTCTGTATTAAAAGAACCGTTAGATATTAATAGAATGTCAGAAGAGACCCTCCAGACGATGTGGCAAGTCATTGACCAAAACAAGGACTTATTAATTCAGTATCTCAATCGAAAAGCCAAATTACTACATGTGCCAAAGTTAGACTGGTATGACCTTTCTGCCCCAGTTGGAAAAGATGGAATGAAGATCAGTTACGACGAAGCAGCGGACATGATTGTAGAGCAATTTAGACGTTTTAGCCCTAAAATGGCTGATTTTGCAGTGAAGGCGTTTGAAGAACGTTGGATCGAAGCAGAAGATCGTCAAGGAAAACGACCTGGTGGTTTTTGTACTGGATTCTCAGTCAGTGAACAATCTCGTATCTTTATGACCTACTCTGATACAATGGACAATGCCTCCACTCTGGCACATGAACTAGGTCATGCTTACCACAGTTATGTCATGAACGACATGCCCGAATTGGCGAAAAATTATGCTATGAACGTAGCAGAAACGGCTTCTACTTTTGCTGAAAAGATCGTAGCAGATGCTGCAGTTCAACAAGCAGAAAGTAAAGAAGAAAAAATTGCGCTTCTTGATAATAACGCTCAGAGTGCCGTAGCCTTTTTGATGAACATTCATGCGCGTTTCCTATTTGAAACAGAGTTTTATGAAAGAAGAAAACAAGGTGCACTTAGTGTAGAAGAGCTAAAAGAACTCACACTGAAATCCCAAAAACAAGCGTATCGTGACGCTCTTGGTTCTTATGAACCGTACTTCTGGGCATCCAAATTACATTTCTATATTACAGAAGTTCCATTCTACAACTACCCATATACGTTCGGTTATTTGTTTAGTTGTGGAGTTTACGCTCGTGCACTAGAAGAAGGCACTTCTTTTGAAGATAAATATATCGCCCTTCTTCGTGATACAGCCAGTATGACAGTCGAAGATCTCGCCCAAAAACACCTGGGAGTAGATCTAACACATCCAGATTTTTGGCAAAGTGCGGTTGATCTCGCTTTAGTAGATGTACAAGAGTTTTTGAATTTAACTGAGTAA